The DNA sequence aatctttctcatgaataaataaataaattctttaaagaaaaaaatgttacataGATAAATAGAAGATGATCTTTGATttgttgatagatgatagatacatgatgacagatgatagatgacagacatagattagatagataaatgatagattagAAAGATGATTGAGGATGATAATTGATacaacagatagatgatagattaggtAGAATAGATAGATATAGGTTAGATAGACAAATGACAGCTATATAGATGAGAGATAATAATAGGTGTcaaattgatagatgatagatagatagatagatagatagatagatagatagatagatagatagataggatctTCTCCTGGGAATTAGGAGACTGGAATTTAATAAGAGAAACAAGATGGTTCCTCCCAGGGCTCAAAGTGGACACGCCTGTGTGTCTCGTCTTGTTGTTCTCTCTGATCTCCAGAGAACTGAGTCTCTCAGGGACCACAGTGTCAAAAGATTCCCTCCTTAACAAGACTCCTGGGACTCCCACCCCGAAAGCCACAGACACGGTAAATGGTCCTGTGACGCCCACTCACCTAGACGTCATTCTCACGGGTGAGGGGACCGTGAAGCCGGGACTCAGCTCGTGGGGACCTACCTCATGAGTGGACGCCCCAGCCCTCCCTTCCTGGAGGCAGAAGCTCCAGCCTCAACCACAGCTAAGGAGGAATCTGGAGCCTGGAAGTCAGGCAGTTCCCTGAAGACTGCTGGGTAAATCTCTCTGTGAGAGCTGTGGATGCAGGTTAGaaaggatttttttattatttctttcctagTGATTTAAAATGACTAACCAGATTGTCAGATCACAggtatacagttccacacagttcccaccagcagagttccatgttTCACCCTCCATTGAAAGTCTCCCaattcttcatctctctgggagtctggacccaaattctttatgagcTGCAGAAGATGGAATGTCTGGCTTTTCCACTGGATATAGactttggcagatcaatccagacacccagcctgtctctgtctttccgtagtggggcagagctctggagaggtggggttccaggaaacattggtgagggcatctgcccagggaagtcatcttggcatcatggtaacatctgcaactggaTGGCTGAAaggtaaagcagaacaaattgttgaataagcaggaacctaaagggaagGTATAAAGCAGAGGAAGCTCGGGGTTTGGGGTGGGAATAAACTAGGAAATCTATCCTAGGCATGTTTCTAAGGACTCATGActaatagtttttgcctgagcctaacagctatcATGCAagtgaactaaaagtattgtctaggaacatggtgtcagagttgagaacagatctagaaagctggattagggcagagagtgactcccaaacatgaggaaagtatataaaaatcATTAATTGTTGACCCCctccatctgacccagggcccacgtCTATTCCTActccacacaggagcctgtgtgacctctttgCTCAGTCCTTTCTGCCCTCCCATTCCCCTATCTGTTTGCtccttttgttgctgctgtttcagTTCCCATGTCTATGCTACCACAGGCGACCTCGCTTGGAGCCAGAGTTCCTTTACTTTGTCTCCTGCAGGACTCTCTTCAGTAATTCTCGCAAGACAGGGTGACTTGTAGCGAATTCCTttagtttctgtttgtttggaaGCTGTTCATTTCTCCTTGGTCTTTGAAGGAGAGTTTGGCAgggtggaggccaggcagtggcacacctggttacatgtttacattgcaaggacccaggttcagtcaacaaagacccaggatcaagcccccagtcctcacacgcctggggaaagcttcacaagtggtgaaacagattggcaggtgtccctctgtttctcttcctcccccttccctcttgatttctgcctgttctATACAGTAAAgagaattaataaaaaattaagaataaataaaaattttaaaatatcaagaTAGCTTGGCAAGTTAGCATATTCTTGATTGATAGTTGTTATTACCTCTCAATACGGGAAAAATCTGCTTCAGTTTCCTTCTTGCTTCTGGGGGTTGCGTGGAAAGAGCTGGTGGAATTGTCATTCTTGCTTGCACGATTGCTTTCCTCAGAAATATGCAACCTGGAAACCAAACCCAGACCTCAGGCTTCATCCTCCTGGGGCTCTCAGAAGAAGCCAGCTTGCAACCTATTCTCTTTGGGCTCTTCCTCTCCATGTACCTGACCACGCTCATCGGAAACCTGCTCATCATCTTGGCCATCATCTCAGATGCCCAcctccacacccccatgtacttcttcctctccAACCTGTCTTTCACAGACATCTGTTTCACCTCCACCACTGTCCCCAAGATGCTTCTGAACATGCTACTGAAGAGCGAAGCCATCACCTATGCAGGCTGCATCACCCAGATGTTCTTTTTCATGCTCTTTGGAGGTGTGGATAACTTTCTCCTGAGTGTAATGGCCTATGACCGTTTTGTAGCCATCTGTCACCCCCTGCACTACACGGTCATCATGAACCCCAAGTTCTGTGGCACCCTACTTCTGGTCTCCTGGGTGTTCAGCGCCCTGGATTCTCTGCTGCATGACTTGATGGTCTTGCGGTTGTCCTTCTGTTCAAAGATGGAAATCCCTCACTTCTTCTGTGAGCTCATCCAGGTCATCCAACTGGCCTGCTCAGACACCTTCTTGAATAATCTGGTGATTTATGTGGCTACAGGTCTGCTGGGCATTATTCCACTCACAGGGATCCTCTTCTCTTACTCAAAGATTGTCTCCTCTGTTTTGAGAATTTCTTCAGCCAGTGGCAAGTACAAGGCATTTTCTACCTGTGGGTCTCACCTGTCAGTGGTCTCCTTGTTCTACGGAACAGGACTCGGGGTCTACCTGAGCTCAGCTGTTATGGAGAACCCCAGGGAAAGTGCCATTGCTTCTGTGATGTACACAGTGGTCACCCCCATGCTGAACCCCTTCATCTACAGCCTCAGGAACAAGGACATAAAGCAGGCCCTGGTCAAACACTTCAAGTGAGAAAAATACTTTGTCATAATCATCTTCAGGAGTGCCAAGAAAATGTCCCATTTCTGGATGGGATCACCACCGCAGGACCCTTGACCCTAACCCTTGGGCAGCCAACTTGGATGTTCTACCAAGCTGAACTCTGCTTTCCTAGCCCTGTGATTATATTTCTGATCTGTTTTCCTACGTATGCTTAAGTGTTTTTTGTATTTCCCTGGtcttgaaataaatgaaataaaatgtcttGGAGTTTGTCTTTAACCATGCTTGTggcccaaattcaatccttgTCAGTGCCTGGAGAGCCACTGTCAGGCTCTAGAGTCTTGccactctgtgtgtctctcttgttctccctccttattaaagaaaaataaagtcacctagggccaggcagtggtgcatatggttaagcacactcattacagtgtgcaaggacccagcttcatcagtagggggaaggcttcatgagtaatgaagcagggctgcaggtgtgtctctttttctcttcc is a window from the Erinaceus europaeus unplaced genomic scaffold, mEriEur2.1 scaffold_532, whole genome shotgun sequence genome containing:
- the LOC103126653 gene encoding olfactory receptor 7A5-like isoform X2 — protein: MQPGNQTQTSGFILLGLSEEASLQPILFGLFLSMYLTTLIGNLLIILAIISDAHLHTPMYFFLSNLSFTDICFTSTTVPKMLLNMLLKSEAITYAGCITQMFFFMLFGGVDNFLLSVMAYDRFVAICHPLHYTVIMNPKFCGTLLLVSWVFSALDSLLHDLMVLRLSFCSKMEIPHFFCELIQVIQLACSDTFLNNLVIYVATGLLGIIPLTGILFSYSKIVSSVLRISSASGKYKAFSTCGSHLSVVSLFYGTGLGVYLSSAVMENPRESAIASVMYTVVTPMLNPFIYSLRNKDIKQALVKHFK
- the LOC103126653 gene encoding olfactory receptor 7A17-like isoform X1, whose translation is MQPGNQTQTSGFILLGLSEEASLQPILFGLFLSMYLTTLIGNLLIILAIISDAHLHTPMYFFLSNLSFTDICFTSTTVPKMLLNMLLKSEAITYAGCITQMFFFMLFGGVDNFLLSVMAYDRFVAICHPLHYTVIMNPKFCGTLLLVSWVFSALDSLLHDLMVLRLSFCSKMEIPHFFCELIQVIQLACSDTFLNNLVIYVATGLLGIIPLTGILFSYSKIVSSVLRISSASGKYKAFSTCGSHLSVVSLFYGTGLGVYLSSAVMENPRESAIASVMYTVVTPMLNPFIYSLRNKDIKQALGKMASRSSGFVMQAPSSSNNPGGKKKERKRKIHHGRPDGDTPG